From the Euphorbia lathyris chromosome 6, ddEupLath1.1, whole genome shotgun sequence genome, one window contains:
- the LOC136234177 gene encoding probable aquaporin TIP3-2 translates to MPRGYSFGRAEDATHPEFMRAALAEFISTLIFVFAGEGSVLALDKVYKETGDSGVVMIAVAVAHALGLFAAVSASINISGGHVNPAVTFGALVGGRISLLRASFYWIAQLLGAIVASLLLRIVTNGQRPVGFHVSSGVGEFHALIMEMVMTFGLVYTVYATSIDPKRGSIGIIAPLAIAFIVGANILVGAPFDGASMNPARAFGPALVGWRWNNHWIYWLGPLVGGALAALIYEYMLIPTEPPHHTLHQPLAPEDY, encoded by the exons atgCCTCGAGGATATTCATTTGGGAGAGCAGAAGATGCAACCCACCCAGAGTTCATGAGAGCTGCATTAGCTGAGTTCATTTCTACTCTCATCTTCGTGTTTGCCGGAGAAGGATCTGTTCTTGCTCTGG ATAAAGTTTACAAGGAAACAGGGGATTCGGGGGTGGTGATGATTGCAGTAGCAGTAGCACACGCATTGGGGCTGTTTGCAGCAGTTTCAGCGAGCATAAACATATCAGGAGGGCATGTTAATCCGGCTGTTACTTTCGGTGCTTTGGTTGGAGGAAGGATTTCTCTTCTCCGAGCTTCCTTTTATTGGATTGCTCAGCTTCTTGGTGCTATTGTGGCTTCTCTCTTGTTGAGGATTGTTACTAATGGACAGAGACCAGTTGGATTCCATGTCTCATCAGGAGTTGGAGAATTCCATGCACTAATAATGGAGATGGTAATGACATTTGGCCTTGTTTACACAGTATATGCAACATCTATAGATCCCAAAAGAGGAAGTATAGGAATAATAGCACCACTGGCTATTGCATTCATAGTTGGAGCCAACATATTAGTAGGTGCTCCTTTTGATGGAGCATCAATGAATCCAGCAAGAGCTTTCGGACCTGCACTTGTTGGTTGGAGATGGAATAATCACTGGATTTATTGGCTTGGTCCTCTTGTTGGTGGAGCTTTAGCTGCTCTCATTTATGAGTACATGCTTATCCCAACTGAACCACCTCACCATACTCTTCATCAACCTTTGGCTCCTGAGGATTACTAG